Below is a window of Pyrobaculum aerophilum str. IM2 DNA.
GTGGACAGGGACGAGGGGAACCCCCAGTTTTATAGCCAAAGCCCTGGCGAACACCGCGCCTATTCTCAACGCCGGTCCCAGCCCGGGCCCTGCCGCATATGCAATTACGTCGATATCTGATGCCGTGATGCCATGCGCGTTTAGCAACTGCCGGAAGATAACCGGAGCGACCTTGGAGTGGTGATCGGCGGCTTCCCGGGGGTGAATGCCCTCGCCGCTTGGGGGGAGGTATGTCTTCCCCAACTGTCCCAAGATTTTCCCGTCTAATACAAGTCCGAGGCTAAAGGTGTGGGCAGTGGACTCTACGCCTAGGACTAACACCTACCTCTGGAATTGCGTATATCCGCACTTGCCGCAGTGCCACCTCGGCACGGGCTCTTTATGAAAGGCCATAACCGAGCCGCACTTGGGGCAGAGCTTGTTCTTAAACCTGAATACCCCCTTTTCTAAATCAAGCTCATACCAAGTGGCGGCGCGCGGCAATTTCTTCTCTTTTTGAGCAGGGGCTTTTTTAGACATGGCTACTTCTTCTTCCTCTTCTTCTTCTCTCTGCGTTCATTTCTCCTCTTCTTCGCCTCCTCTAACAGTTTTTTGCCCTCCTCGCCTAAATTTCTCGCCAAGATATATAGAGGCTCAATTACCCTTGCAATTTTTGAATCGTTGTATACATGGACTTCTGCGAGGGATCTCCCTCTGCCGAACTCCGTCTTTATCCTTCTGACAAATACATTAGATATATCAATGCCGAGCTGTTTAGCGACCCACTCCCTTACGCTCTGCCGTGTGGGAGTAGAGGCGTTTTGATGCACTGCTTCTACTAAAAGCTCCCTCCTCGCCAACAGTTTGTTCTCACGGATGTGGACAATATTAAAGCTCTCGGCGGACACAGATGCTGGTAACGGGCATCTTAAAAATTTTATTCTACCCTCCGGCTAACGCCTGCGCCTCTCTGTGGGGATAATCCTCCTTTGAAGATATTCTATAACGCCTATTACCAGCGTGGCGATTATTATGGCAAGGGCCTTTTCAAAGGAAAACTCCTTATTGACGGGGGCGAGGTATATAAACAGCTCTCTGGCCAGGGCGACAAGCGCCACATCAATAATCTTATAGACAACTATACGCTTTTGTTCAATATATGTAATAAATGTATCAATAAGCTCTACAAATACTATTACTAAAAATACATCGGACAACGCGTTATAAATAGCGGTGGCTAATATCTCAGGCTGTTGCAATGCCAAAATCAAATCGTATATGCGGTAAAAGGCCAGATACATTGAAAACATTAAGAGAAGCGACGTGATGAACAAAACCACTAAATACACTAAAAACTCGCCGCGCCTAAGGCTGTCAACTATATTCATCGATTAACGACGTTACACAGTTTTAAAAACTCCACTCCGAGTTGGGCTCGCAGCGTTTTGCTTGAGTTAAAGCGCCCACGCTGTAATTTAAACACTACACTGCGCCCATCATGCCGCCTTGACTAAAACTAGAGAAGAGCCCCATTCGCGTGGGCTTAAAGCAAATCGTCTGGCGGATTATCAGCGGTATTTCAAGCATGCCCCCGCCCGAAAACGCAGAACAGTTTTTACTTAAACTCGATTTACTTACGTGAGGAGGACGTCATATAGGAAAAACGCTATTAAAATAGCCCTGTTGTACCCCTCTACGTACTCTGTGGCTATGTCCTCAGCGGTTTTTCATATTTTATATTTTAAACTTCAAGATGCCGGCTTTTATGTTGAGAGATTTACCGCTGATAGAGGGCCTAGGGGGATTGAAGACGGCACACCGTTGAGCCACTTTGACTATATTGTAGCCGCCGTCCACTATGAGCTCGATTACATAAATTTAGTAAAACTATTGTTAGAGGCCGGAGTCCCCCCCAGGGCAGCCCGTCGAGAGGCCCCGAGGCTAATTATAGGTGGACCTCCCGTGACGGCTAACCCGGAGCCCGTGGCGGAATTCGCAGATGTAATCGCCGTTGGGGAGTTAGAGCCGCTGTGGGATTCGTTAATCGAGTATATGACTACAGGCGAGGAGGTGGAGGGCCTCTATTACCCACAACGCGGGCCCCACCCTGTTAAAATTAGACATGCGGAGAACTGGTCCGCCGCTGACTATCGCAGAATCCCAGAGGCGGAGGCGGCCTTCAGCTTATCTGTAGAGCTGGCAAGAGGCTGTCCCTATTCCTGCCTCTTCTGTATGGAGAGCTATATTTCAAAGCCCTATAGGCCCAGGGACTGGGGAGCAGTTCTACAAGAGGCCGCTTGGCTCTACCGGAAATATGGCATTAGGCCGTCGTTAGTGGCGCTTACGGCCAGCGCCCACAGGCACTTTAAGGAATTGCTATCGGAGGCGGTCAGGCAAAAGTTACAGCTATCTATCCCCTCTTTAAGGGCTGAGCTATTAGACGACGAAACTCTAGAACTCATAGCACAGCTGGGCCAAAGGACAATTACTATTGCCCCCGAGAGTAGCGAGAGGCTCCGGAAGGCCTTAGGCAAGGATATATCTGACGGGGAAATTATTAGAATTGTCAGGAAGGCCGCCGAGCTCGGCATGAGAGTCAAGCTTTATTTACTAGTGGGAGTCCCCTGCGAGAGAGACGGGGATGTCCAGGATTTAAAGAGGTTGCTGGCTGAAGCGAAGAAAACAGGGGCGTATTTATACGTCAGCGTTAATCCCCTCGTGCCGAAGCCCCAGACGCCATTACAATACCACCCCATGGCGCCTATTCCCTATTTAAAAAAGGCAATAAGGGCGGTGGAAGAATCGCCGCACGACGCCTTCTCTCACTACGACCCCGTACTCGCGGCAATACAAGCCGCCATATCTCTGGGAGGCAGAGAGGTATCTGTTCACATTGAAAATTCAGCCGCGTCTAACGCACCGTTGGGGTACTGGAAACGCTTGTTGAAAAACGGCGCTTTAGACTACGTCTTCAAGCCCAGGGACGATCCCCTGCCCTGGGGCCACGTAGAGGGCTTTTTCTCCAGCCAACAGCTAAAGTCGATGTATGAGGCCTTTTTAAAAACCGCCTGCGGCCATTAGCCACCAAATACAGTTATTAAAAGCGTGTAGAGCCACTGAAGCTGGGTACCCGCCGCCTTTATACATAAGACTTAACGCCACGCCGTAAAGGGAGGCTAGAAGGGGGTTGTCCTTGTGCAACACGCCGAAGATAACAACGGCGAAAACCCACGAAAGAGGGCTCGGCAGGGCGGAAAACGGCAAGACTCTAAAAACATATTCCTCAGCGAGTGGTGCCAGTATTACGGCCTCCCACCAGGGAGGGACGACAGCCGGCGGGCCCACGGCTATAAAGTCTATTGCAAACGCAATTGCGTAGATTAAAATTGCATATATTGTCCACATTGGAGCAGTGCCTCTCCACATTGCTCTTTTACGGTAGAAATATGCCAGCACTAAAACAGCTACGTAGCCCCAGGGCCTTGGAGTTTACACCATGTAAGGCCAGTATAGACGTAATCGCGGCCGCCCTTAGAAATAGATTTTGCTCTCCGCTACTCTTATAATCCACGCCCCAATTTAGATACATGGCGTATATATTTGATGAGGGCGACCACATTGTAGTCCAAATCCCGCTGGTTTATACAAAAGAGGGAGAAGTCGTTGAAGAACTGGCGGAGCTTGTAGTGGAGAAAAACGGCAAAGTATTAAAAGGCCAGTTCGCCTCTGTACAAGAGGCGTATTTTAAAGCGTTAGAGCAATTATCAAAGGCGTTAAGCCAGACGGAGAATTTTCTCGACGGGCTTGAGTATAAGCTGGAGATGGAGGAAAATGTAAAGCCCAGCGAAATATATACAGCCTCGTATATGGCCCACGCCTTATACTACCACGCAGTTCATTTATACCAACTCGGCGTAGAGCTATACAGGAGGGGTCTAGTCACGCACAGGCAGCTTAACTTCTCCCGAACTCTGCGCAGAAATGCCCTCATGCTCCGTAGATATGCAAGAGACGTCAGGCTGCTCCACGCCACAGTAGTTCAGCTCTTGCTGAACGCGTCAATGAAAAAACTGACATGGCTCGGAACAGTGGTCCTGCCCGCCCTCCTCATAACCAGTTTTTACGGAATGAATTTAACTTGGCTACCCCTTGCCGACCGCCCAGAGGCCGTGTTTTTAATTCTCGCGCTTGTTACAATAGCCTTTGCATATTTAATAAACAAAATTTAAATAGGAGCTCATCGCCGTAATTGTGTTGTTGTTGCCGAATATAGACTTTATTGTTGAACCCGCGGAGGCCGTGGAGACAATAAAAGCCGCATATTTCGCCGAGGCTAAATTCCTCCCCCGCCAAGCGCTAACCGTGGGGGACACTTGGTTTGCCCCTATGGTCGGATATCTCCCCGGCGCGGGGATTGCGGTGAAGCTAGTGGGAATATACCCCAAGGCCACTCCCAGAGTTAAGGCAGTAGTCATAGTATTTGATAAGGATATGGGGACGCCGCTTGCCTTGATAAACGGAACTCAGCTCACAGCGTGGAGAACTGCCGCCGCCAGCGGCGTCGTCGCCAAAACCCTCGGCGTAAATCCAGGCGAAGTGGGCATAATAGGAGCTGGAGTGCAGGGGGAGTACCACCTCAGAGTTTTCAAAGCCCTTTACCCCGGGGCAAAATACAAAATTTACAATAGGGATTCTAAAAAGGCGGAGGACCTCGGCAAGAGGTATGGGGCAATTCCCTCTTCGCTGGGGGATGTTTTAAAAAGCGATTTAATAATTGCGGCAACGGCTTCAACATCGCCAGTAGTACGAGGCGCCGAGCTTAAAAACGGGGCCGTGGTGATATCTATTGGAGCTCCGCGTCCTGTGAGAGAGCTAGACGACGACGTCAAGAAGAGGGCTGGTTGCATGCTAGTGGACAACCCCCACGCCGTTGATGAGACTGACGACATAGGCCAAAACTGGGTGTATGTGGGGGACTTCTTAAAAGGCGCTTCGTGCAATTTCGGCGAAATAGCCGTGTATAAGTCCGTCGGAAATCCGCTTTTTGATGCGGCGTTTGCTAACTACGTGTTGGAAAAAGCTAAAAAATTAGGGGTCGCCGTTGAGATAAAGTGGGACTGATTATCACGTGGGATAGGGGCACTGTCTTGCTAGATGGTCACATCCCAGAGGAGATTAGAGAGCTCTCCTTTCTCAAATATGATCACAGGGTGGGGAAATACAGAGCGTTGGCGATATATTACCCGCGCATTTCCGCCATAGCAAAAGCGCTGGGAGTTGAGATAGAGGATAGGGTGTGGAACCCGCATTGCGCAGAGGTTAAAGCGGCGTCTGAGGTGAGGCTCAGGAGCTATCAAGCTGAGGCCTTAAAGGCGTGGTTGAAGACTAAGAGAGGCGTTGTAGTAATGCCCACAGGCGCCGGCAAAACCCACGTGGCTATAGGGGCCATTGCCGAGATTAAAGAGCCCGCCCTAGTAGTAGTGCCGACAGTGGAGTTAGTACAACAATGGCGCAGTAAGCTACGACACTATTTCCCCGGCCGCGTCGGCGTGTGGTACGGCGATGAGAAAAGGGAAAGCTGTATTACGGTGATTACTTACGACTCGGCCTACTCGGCGATTGAGGCCTTGGGTAATAAGTACAAGCTTTTAGTATTTGACGAAGTCCACCACTTGCCGTCTCCCTCCTATAGACAAATCGCAGAGCTGAGCCCGGCGCCTTACCGCCTGGGACTGACGGCCACGCCGGAGAGGGCAGATTATCTACACGTGGATTTAGACTGGCTAGTTGGCCCCGTTGTTTACCGCATTTCAGCCGCCGACATAAAGGGGGTTTGGACAGCTGATTACGAAATTGAAGTAATTAGAGTTCAGTTAAAGGAATTTGAGAAGAAGCTTTACAAAGAGCTTGAGGCGATTTACAGGGGGTATATTAGGAAAAAGGGGCTGAGGTTTAGATCCCCCGCGGACTTCGAAAAACTAGTGGCCTTGGCGGGGCGGGATCCGGAGGCAAAGAGGGCGTTGGAGGCTTGGCATAAAATGAGGCGCTTGTTATTCGAAACCGAGGCGAAGGTGGACGCAGTGGGGGAGCTGTTGGCCAAACACCGCAATTCAAAAATTCTCATTTTCACAGAGTATACATCGCTGGCCAGGGCGGTGTCAGAACGCTATTTAATCCCCCTGGTGACTCACGACATCTACCCACAAGAGCGGGAGCAAATAATGGCGATGTTCCGCAGGGGGGAGCTCAAGGCCTTAGTCACTGGCAAAGTTCTCGATGAAGGAGTCGACGTGCCCGACGTAGACGTCGTAATTATCCTAGGCGGCACTTCTAGCACTAGGCAGTTCGTCCAGAGGATGGGGAGGGCATTGAGGCTGAAGCCCCACAAGGCGAAGATCTACGAGGTAATCACCGCCGGAACCCGCGAGGTTGACGCAGCCCGCAGGCGGAAAAAGGGAGTTGTATGATACCTATCGACTACCTCAGGGCGTCGAGGAAGGGGAGGGAGGTTAGGCCTAGGTATTTAAACGACGACAAAATTGCGTCGGAGGTTATTAATATGGCGAAATCGGCCAAAACTCTGGGGGAGTTTAGAAACGCCGTTGAGTTAATTAGCAGCGATAAAAAACTCGTCAGAGGCTTGGCACATGTATTGGAACAGCTCATAGAAATTGAGAAAATAGACTCAAAACTAGTTACCAGGACGAGGCTTGAAGTGTTCAAAGCGGCGTCCGCACTGGGATACCCATTGACGGAGGAAGAGAGGGAGAGGGTTTTCCAAACTGTCGCCGCGAGGCTCAAAATGGGAGTTAATGAGGTCAAGGCGCTGTTTTTAAAGGCCTACGAGGAAAATAGGCTAATAGTAAAAGCGCCGGATATACAACCGAAACAACTAGTGGAGATGTACAACCTAGCCCTCATCCAAGCCTTGTTGTTTAAATCGCTTTATGTCAAGGCGCTTCTGCCCAACGCCCCGGCGTTACTAAAAGGCCTTATTAGAGCCGTCAAGGGGCTCGGGCTGATGTATATAGTAGAGATAAACGGCGGACAGTTAGAATTCCGCTTTGACGGCCCCGTATCCGCTCTGAGACAGACAGAGAGGTACGGGACAAGGCTTGCGAAATTAGTGCCGTATATAACATCGGCGGAGAAATGGGAGATAGAAGCCCAGGTAAAACTCGGCGAGAGGATATACGTCTTTAAGGAGAGCGGGCGCACGGCGCCTCCTCTGCCCAAAACGCCGCCTCACGCAGAGCAATTTGACAGCTTAGTGGAACAAGAGTTTTACAAACAAGTTAGTAAAATCTGCCACGTTGAGCGAGAGCCCGAGGCGCTGGTAGTAGACGGCCGAGTTTACATACCCGACTTTAAAATCGGCGATCTCTACGTGGAAATAGTCGGCTTCTGGACGCCAGACTATCTCAAACGGAAATATGAGAAAATAACAAAAGTGGGGAAGCCCCTCCTAGTCCTCGTCTCCGAGGAATTGGCCATGGCCACGTGGAAGCAGTTAATGCCAAACGTGGTGGTTTTTAAAGACAGGCCCAGACTCAGCGACGTGTTTAAATACATAAAGCCTTATTGTGTTAACCATCGTTAAGGGGCTGCGCACATTGAGAGGCGCGAGGCGAAGGCATGGGGGCGGGCCGGACTGCGTATACACAGTCAGATCACAATACCAAGTGCAACAGAGGAAAGGGCAGCTATCCAGGGGAGCCCGGGGAGGAAAGATGACTTAATACTCGCCCTTTCCGTACCGCCCCAAGTAGTACTCTACTACTTTTTTCAACGCCCTCCTGAGCTTTCTATCTGCGGCGGAGGGGGATATGCCCATCATAGAGGCCAGCTCTCGAAGCGAAACCTTCCTACTCTCGTCGAAAAACCCAAATTTATAAGCTAATTCCAGCAGTCTAAGTTGCTCTTCTGTCAAGTCGGGATCTTTGATAAATTTCGCCCTGCCCAACACCCTCGGCTGAAGCCCGCGCTCGTGAAGTTCTCTTAGAATTTTAGCCAGCTGGTAAGTATTGGCCACTAAAACCACTAACGCCTTGCCTCCACATATCTTCCCGCCCACCAGTACCGCGCCGTTCCTCAGAGCCGTCTCGCACGGCTCACATTCTATTTTTGAAAGCTGTCTATCTGCGAGGACAACGTGTGTCATATTCATCCCGACAATCTCGCCGCACACGTCGCTGTCGGGGTATTTAAAAGAGACTGTGACTCTTAAAGCCATGGCATAGAGAAGGGAGTAGAATAAATACGTTAACATGTTTCACCGATCCCAGCTTCAATATTTTACGTAGGCGGATAAATATGAGGTTTTACTTTCTCAGCCATGGCGGCGGAGCTAGCTAAATACCAAAGGGTGTTAATAGACCAAGACACTTGTATAAGTTGTGGCGCTTGTGTGGCGGCATGTCCTTACCAAGCGCTTGAGCTAGATGAAAACGGCAAGGCGAGGCTAATTTGGGAAATGTGTAAAGACGACTTTTCTTGCGTCGCCGTATGTCCTGTGAAATGTATATACAAGGTAAGTGAGGCGCCGGCAGAATTAAAGGGAAAGAAGGGCTGGTACAGGTTTGGGAAGGCGCTTTCGCCAGAGGAGCAGAAAGCCTACGAGGAGTGGAAGGCCAAATTCGGAGTCACGGCGCCTCCCGTGTAACAAATTTATATCCCCAACCCCTCTTTTTTCCGTGGGTTTTTGTAAATTATGTGGCAAGAGCAGTATAACAATTTCAAATTTTCTCGGCGTTTGCGTAGACTGCCTCAGGGGAAGGCCCCGGCAGGCACTAGAGATAGCAAAGAGAGCCCACATAATTAGCAGGGGCAAGTTTAATTTGCCCATAGAGGCGCCTACTAAAGGCGTGCCGTGTGGAATTTGTGGGAGGGGCTGCCTAATCCCCGAGGGCGGCGTCGGCTACTGCGGACTGGTGAGAAATATCGGCGGGCGGCTGGTGAGGCCAGGCGGGGAGATATCCAAGGGCGTGCTCTCCTACTACTACGACCCCATTCCCACGAACTGCGTGGCCGATTGGGTGTGCCCGGCCACTACGGGGAGGGGGTATCCAAAATTCTCTAAATCCCCTTGGGGCGAGGCGGGCTATTATAACCTCGCTGTTTTCTACGGGGCATGCGGCCTAGACTGCCTTTACTGTCAAAACTGGCAGTACAGAGAGTACCCGGCGCGGCCTAGGCTTGTCGCCGTCGAGGAGCTTGAAAAGGCAATGAACAGGCGCGTCACGTGCGTCTGCTTTTTCGGCGGCGACCCAGGCCCCCAGACTGTCCACGCGCTTATGGTGGCAAAGAAAGCGGCGGAAAAAGGGGTAAGAGTGTGTTGGGAGACCAGCGGCCAGCTGGCCCCCCACTTGTTAGACAGGATTGTAGATTTCTCGTTGAGAACGGGGGGCATTGTCAAATTTGATTTAAAGGCCTTTACCCCCAGCGTTT
It encodes the following:
- a CDS encoding 30S ribosomal protein S27ae, whose amino-acid sequence is MSKKAPAQKEKKLPRAATWYELDLEKGVFRFKNKLCPKCGSVMAFHKEPVPRWHCGKCGYTQFQR
- a CDS encoding 30S ribosomal protein S24e; this encodes MSAESFNIVHIRENKLLARRELLVEAVHQNASTPTRQSVREWVAKQLGIDISNVFVRRIKTEFGRGRSLAEVHVYNDSKIARVIEPLYILARNLGEEGKKLLEEAKKRRNERREKKKRKKK
- a CDS encoding phosphate-starvation-inducible PsiE family protein produces the protein MNIVDSLRRGEFLVYLVVLFITSLLLMFSMYLAFYRIYDLILALQQPEILATAIYNALSDVFLVIVFVELIDTFITYIEQKRIVVYKIIDVALVALARELFIYLAPVNKEFSFEKALAIIIATLVIGVIEYLQRRIIPTERRRR
- a CDS encoding B12-binding domain-containing radical SAM protein, whose translation is MRRTSYRKNAIKIALLYPSTYSVAMSSAVFHILYFKLQDAGFYVERFTADRGPRGIEDGTPLSHFDYIVAAVHYELDYINLVKLLLEAGVPPRAARREAPRLIIGGPPVTANPEPVAEFADVIAVGELEPLWDSLIEYMTTGEEVEGLYYPQRGPHPVKIRHAENWSAADYRRIPEAEAAFSLSVELARGCPYSCLFCMESYISKPYRPRDWGAVLQEAAWLYRKYGIRPSLVALTASAHRHFKELLSEAVRQKLQLSIPSLRAELLDDETLELIAQLGQRTITIAPESSERLRKALGKDISDGEIIRIVRKAAELGMRVKLYLLVGVPCERDGDVQDLKRLLAEAKKTGAYLYVSVNPLVPKPQTPLQYHPMAPIPYLKKAIRAVEESPHDAFSHYDPVLAAIQAAISLGGREVSVHIENSAASNAPLGYWKRLLKNGALDYVFKPRDDPLPWGHVEGFFSSQQLKSMYEAFLKTACGH
- a CDS encoding CPBP family glutamic-type intramembrane protease, encoding MWTIYAILIYAIAFAIDFIAVGPPAVVPPWWEAVILAPLAEEYVFRVLPFSALPSPLSWVFAVVIFGVLHKDNPLLASLYGVALSLMYKGGGYPASVALHAFNNCIWWLMAAGGF
- a CDS encoding magnesium transporter CorA family protein; amino-acid sequence: MAYIFDEGDHIVVQIPLVYTKEGEVVEELAELVVEKNGKVLKGQFASVQEAYFKALEQLSKALSQTENFLDGLEYKLEMEENVKPSEIYTASYMAHALYYHAVHLYQLGVELYRRGLVTHRQLNFSRTLRRNALMLRRYARDVRLLHATVVQLLLNASMKKLTWLGTVVLPALLITSFYGMNLTWLPLADRPEAVFLILALVTIAFAYLINKI
- a CDS encoding ornithine cyclodeaminase family protein, producing the protein MLLLPNIDFIVEPAEAVETIKAAYFAEAKFLPRQALTVGDTWFAPMVGYLPGAGIAVKLVGIYPKATPRVKAVVIVFDKDMGTPLALINGTQLTAWRTAAASGVVAKTLGVNPGEVGIIGAGVQGEYHLRVFKALYPGAKYKIYNRDSKKAEDLGKRYGAIPSSLGDVLKSDLIIAATASTSPVVRGAELKNGAVVISIGAPRPVRELDDDVKKRAGCMLVDNPHAVDETDDIGQNWVYVGDFLKGASCNFGEIAVYKSVGNPLFDAAFANYVLEKAKKLGVAVEIKWD
- a CDS encoding DEAD/DEAH box helicase → MGLIITWDRGTVLLDGHIPEEIRELSFLKYDHRVGKYRALAIYYPRISAIAKALGVEIEDRVWNPHCAEVKAASEVRLRSYQAEALKAWLKTKRGVVVMPTGAGKTHVAIGAIAEIKEPALVVVPTVELVQQWRSKLRHYFPGRVGVWYGDEKRESCITVITYDSAYSAIEALGNKYKLLVFDEVHHLPSPSYRQIAELSPAPYRLGLTATPERADYLHVDLDWLVGPVVYRISAADIKGVWTADYEIEVIRVQLKEFEKKLYKELEAIYRGYIRKKGLRFRSPADFEKLVALAGRDPEAKRALEAWHKMRRLLFETEAKVDAVGELLAKHRNSKILIFTEYTSLARAVSERYLIPLVTHDIYPQEREQIMAMFRRGELKALVTGKVLDEGVDVPDVDVVIILGGTSSTRQFVQRMGRALRLKPHKAKIYEVITAGTREVDAARRRKKGVV
- a CDS encoding DUF790 family protein, translating into MIPIDYLRASRKGREVRPRYLNDDKIASEVINMAKSAKTLGEFRNAVELISSDKKLVRGLAHVLEQLIEIEKIDSKLVTRTRLEVFKAASALGYPLTEEERERVFQTVAARLKMGVNEVKALFLKAYEENRLIVKAPDIQPKQLVEMYNLALIQALLFKSLYVKALLPNAPALLKGLIRAVKGLGLMYIVEINGGQLEFRFDGPVSALRQTERYGTRLAKLVPYITSAEKWEIEAQVKLGERIYVFKESGRTAPPLPKTPPHAEQFDSLVEQEFYKQVSKICHVEREPEALVVDGRVYIPDFKIGDLYVEIVGFWTPDYLKRKYEKITKVGKPLLVLVSEELAMATWKQLMPNVVVFKDRPRLSDVFKYIKPYCVNHR
- a CDS encoding helix-turn-helix domain-containing protein, which produces MLTYLFYSLLYAMALRVTVSFKYPDSDVCGEIVGMNMTHVVLADRQLSKIECEPCETALRNGAVLVGGKICGGKALVVLVANTYQLAKILRELHERGLQPRVLGRAKFIKDPDLTEEQLRLLELAYKFGFFDESRKVSLRELASMMGISPSAADRKLRRALKKVVEYYLGRYGKGEY
- a CDS encoding 4Fe-4S dicluster domain-containing protein; this encodes MAAELAKYQRVLIDQDTCISCGACVAACPYQALELDENGKARLIWEMCKDDFSCVAVCPVKCIYKVSEAPAELKGKKGWYRFGKALSPEEQKAYEEWKAKFGVTAPPV
- a CDS encoding radical SAM protein, with amino-acid sequence MGFCKLCGKSSITISNFLGVCVDCLRGRPRQALEIAKRAHIISRGKFNLPIEAPTKGVPCGICGRGCLIPEGGVGYCGLVRNIGGRLVRPGGEISKGVLSYYYDPIPTNCVADWVCPATTGRGYPKFSKSPWGEAGYYNLAVFYGACGLDCLYCQNWQYREYPARPRLVAVEELEKAMNRRVTCVCFFGGDPGPQTVHALMVAKKAAEKGVRVCWETSGQLAPHLLDRIVDFSLRTGGIVKFDLKAFTPSVYKALTDGEVDVALRNFKVAARRFRERPEVPLVVASILLVPGYVDAVEVDLLTKFIARIDPEIPTRFLAFHPDYLLRDLPPTSIKHAEEAVRIAKENGLMEVSIRNQWLLGDYY